In the genome of Desulfuromonas sp. DDH964, one region contains:
- the metX gene encoding homoserine O-acetyltransferase MetX, translating into MTGSVGIVTTEYAHFDTELRLESGRLLGPLTLAYETYGTLNANRSNAILVCHAWTGDAHAAGRNSNEDRKPGWWDDMIGPGKVLDTDRYFILSSNVIGSCKGSTGPASLNPRTGKPYNLTFPVLMVRDMVRAQKLLLDRLGIPSLVTVIGGSMGAMQALEWGILYPQVVRSIIPIAGTGRTSPMAIALNALARQAIFNDPQWKKGNYKPEHPPADGLALARAVGHISFLSDASMHLKFGRRYSVRDGQFDFFGQFEVERYLKYNGQNFVDRFDTNSFLYLAKALDLYDVAWNFDGLEDALAHLDCPSLWFAFTSDWLYPPGQTEEVVKVLEGLGKEVAYHLIESDYGHDSFLVEPEKFTPMVVEFLDGLAV; encoded by the coding sequence TTGACCGGTTCCGTCGGTATCGTCACAACTGAATACGCTCATTTCGACACCGAACTGCGCCTCGAAAGCGGCCGCCTGCTCGGGCCGCTGACCCTCGCCTACGAGACCTACGGCACCCTCAACGCCAACCGGTCCAACGCGATCCTGGTCTGCCACGCCTGGACCGGCGATGCCCACGCCGCCGGCCGCAATAGCAATGAAGACCGCAAACCGGGCTGGTGGGACGACATGATCGGCCCGGGCAAGGTCCTCGACACCGACCGCTACTTCATCCTCTCCTCCAACGTCATCGGCTCCTGCAAGGGCTCCACCGGGCCGGCCAGTCTCAACCCGCGCACCGGCAAGCCCTACAACCTCACCTTCCCGGTGCTGATGGTGCGCGACATGGTGCGTGCCCAGAAACTCCTCCTCGACCGCCTCGGGATTCCCTCCCTCGTCACCGTCATCGGCGGCAGCATGGGGGCAATGCAGGCCCTCGAGTGGGGGATCCTCTACCCGCAGGTGGTGCGTTCGATCATCCCCATCGCCGGCACCGGCCGCACCTCGCCGATGGCGATCGCCCTCAACGCCCTCGCCCGCCAGGCGATCTTCAACGACCCCCAGTGGAAGAAGGGGAATTACAAGCCCGAGCACCCCCCTGCTGACGGCCTCGCCCTGGCACGGGCGGTGGGGCACATCTCCTTCCTCTCCGATGCCTCGATGCATCTCAAGTTCGGCCGCCGCTATTCGGTGCGCGACGGCCAGTTCGACTTCTTCGGCCAGTTCGAGGTGGAGCGCTACCTCAAGTACAACGGTCAGAACTTCGTCGATCGCTTCGACACCAACAGCTTCCTCTACCTCGCCAAGGCCCTCGACCTCTATGACGTCGCCTGGAACTTCGACGGCCTCGAGGACGCCCTGGCGCATCTTGACTGCCCGTCGCTCTGGTTCGCCTTCACCTCCGACTGGCTCTACCCCCCGGGGCAGACCGAGGAAGTGGTCAAGGTCCTCGAAGGGCTCGGCAAGGAGGTCGCCTACCACCTGATCGAATCGGATTACGGCCACGACTCCTTCCTGGTCGAGCCGGAGAAGTTCACGCCGATGGTGGTGGAGTTCCTCGACGGGCTGGCGGTCTGA
- a CDS encoding BACON domain-containing protein: MKQFSIGRLVRLILMVAVLGLFVAGCGGGGGSSAGDGGSGGLSPVIPATTKLLDSATLAELSAAAADGSTLTFAAATPQLQALQSGDVLVVPATALTPDGLLRKVVSVSQASGSVVVATEQAHLTDAIEQGQIDFSEPLTMADIEETSFIHDGIAFEPSVAAAAGPRKAALGEMVLTVNDQLIQGLRFKGSLKFSLTPTLGIKISGARLQELTAKATASEEADVRLIGDYQLEAQKEKEIGQVKFSPKLVMVGIVPVYIRPVLKFVIGAKAGINSSVTTGVHQFLSYTAGIERKNGAWSVINDLTKSFTYTPPTMEANLEAKGYITPRLIFFIYGVGGPFLGAEGYLKLTADINADPWCNLSAGVGGTAGVTGEILGASLGEVEKALFAVETPLFQCKRPYMQVLDTADRSFSGVIGGPFDPASSNYVIRSKDGSIDWSAASDVDWLTIAPASGSNVAAPGFDTFAVSLNDNAEALGKGSYKGTLTFTNTSNGEGNTKRFVYLTTREQSMTVEPGPDSYLVAALPEGGDFSGHSVDFTLGSDLGTIDYAVASDADWLTVTPASGSVAAGIPVTVTLSVDDSKAPLLPARTQTARVTFTNQTNHKGDSSRSLFLQPLMNVSGGYLVFDYPQGGPAGADLSFDISAVNGPIPWTATSSVNWLLVSAASGVAPAGGASTLTVSIDDNKAKSFAPGTYTGVVTLTNTGAGAFSDVQQKAVTLTVKAPLTVTPEGAVNFSGQPLGPYHPTSVTYSLSSDFPIDYAVSADDTWLDVTPASGQITPGNPVQVQVAVDELYANLLALGPHQATLTFAKTNGVRQELTRQANLTLSDNPVCTAGPTNFGPLDPTTGAYLDLVDSDTSACFFSAGYVGSLEFTIQPGTTQNSVFVIDALGTGWYMTSVTPNQSFTPNWFNDRSLAYLPFDTDVAIDLTRKDGAGNVLGYYSGIFRVNSSPLSMEVRDFQKLP; this comes from the coding sequence ATGAAGCAGTTCAGTATCGGCAGGCTGGTTCGACTGATCCTGATGGTGGCAGTGCTTGGGCTGTTCGTCGCCGGTTGCGGCGGCGGGGGAGGCTCCTCGGCGGGGGACGGCGGCTCGGGCGGCCTCTCTCCCGTCATCCCGGCCACCACCAAGCTCCTCGATTCGGCCACCCTGGCCGAGCTCAGTGCGGCGGCGGCCGACGGCAGCACCCTGACCTTCGCCGCCGCCACGCCCCAGTTGCAGGCGCTGCAGAGCGGGGACGTGCTGGTGGTGCCGGCCACCGCTCTCACCCCCGATGGCCTGCTGCGCAAGGTAGTCTCGGTCAGCCAAGCCAGTGGCTCGGTGGTGGTGGCAACCGAACAGGCCCACCTCACCGACGCCATCGAACAGGGCCAGATCGACTTTTCCGAGCCGCTGACCATGGCGGACATCGAAGAGACCTCCTTCATCCACGACGGCATCGCCTTCGAGCCGAGCGTCGCCGCAGCGGCCGGCCCCCGCAAGGCGGCCCTCGGCGAAATGGTACTGACCGTCAACGACCAGTTGATCCAGGGGCTGCGCTTCAAGGGCAGCCTCAAGTTCTCTCTGACCCCGACCCTGGGCATCAAAATCAGCGGTGCCAGGCTCCAGGAACTGACCGCCAAGGCGACCGCCAGCGAGGAGGCGGACGTCCGCCTGATCGGCGATTACCAGCTGGAGGCGCAGAAGGAAAAAGAGATTGGCCAGGTCAAGTTCTCGCCCAAGTTGGTCATGGTCGGAATCGTGCCGGTCTATATCCGTCCGGTCCTCAAGTTCGTGATTGGCGCCAAGGCCGGTATCAATTCCTCCGTCACCACCGGGGTCCACCAGTTCCTTTCCTACACCGCCGGCATCGAGCGGAAAAACGGTGCCTGGAGCGTGATCAACGACCTGACCAAGAGTTTCACCTACACCCCGCCGACCATGGAGGCCAACCTGGAGGCCAAGGGCTACATCACCCCGCGGCTGATCTTCTTCATTTACGGCGTCGGCGGTCCCTTCCTCGGCGCCGAGGGTTATCTCAAGCTCACGGCCGACATCAACGCCGATCCCTGGTGCAACCTGTCGGCGGGGGTCGGCGGCACCGCCGGCGTCACCGGGGAGATCCTCGGCGCCTCCCTCGGCGAGGTGGAGAAGGCGCTGTTTGCCGTCGAAACCCCCCTCTTCCAGTGCAAGCGCCCCTACATGCAGGTTCTGGACACCGCCGACCGGTCCTTCTCGGGGGTGATCGGCGGTCCCTTCGACCCCGCCAGCTCCAACTACGTGATCCGCTCCAAGGACGGCAGCATCGACTGGTCGGCGGCGAGCGACGTCGACTGGCTGACCATCGCCCCGGCCAGCGGCAGCAACGTCGCCGCGCCCGGCTTCGACACCTTTGCCGTCAGCCTCAACGACAATGCCGAGGCCCTGGGCAAGGGATCCTACAAGGGGACCCTGACCTTCACCAACACCTCCAACGGCGAGGGGAACACCAAACGCTTTGTCTACCTGACCACCCGGGAACAGTCGATGACCGTCGAGCCGGGGCCGGACTCCTACCTGGTCGCCGCCCTGCCCGAAGGAGGGGACTTCTCCGGGCACAGCGTCGACTTCACCCTCGGCTCGGACCTCGGCACCATTGACTACGCGGTCGCCTCCGACGCCGACTGGCTGACGGTGACCCCGGCTTCGGGGAGCGTCGCCGCCGGGATCCCGGTGACGGTGACCCTCAGCGTCGACGACAGCAAGGCGCCGCTGCTGCCGGCCCGCACCCAGACCGCCCGGGTGACCTTCACCAACCAGACCAACCATAAGGGCGACAGCAGCCGCAGCCTCTTTCTGCAGCCGCTGATGAACGTCTCCGGCGGCTATCTTGTCTTCGACTATCCCCAGGGCGGCCCTGCCGGCGCCGACCTGTCCTTCGACATCAGCGCGGTCAACGGGCCGATTCCCTGGACTGCCACCAGCTCCGTCAATTGGCTGCTGGTCTCCGCCGCCTCCGGCGTCGCCCCGGCGGGCGGGGCCTCGACGCTGACCGTGAGCATCGACGACAACAAGGCCAAGAGCTTCGCCCCGGGGACCTATACCGGCGTCGTCACCCTGACCAACACCGGCGCCGGCGCCTTCAGCGACGTGCAGCAAAAGGCCGTGACCCTGACGGTCAAGGCGCCCCTCACCGTCACCCCGGAGGGGGCCGTCAATTTCAGCGGTCAACCTCTCGGTCCCTACCACCCGACCAGCGTCACCTACTCTCTCTCCTCGGACTTTCCCATCGATTACGCGGTGAGCGCCGACGACACCTGGCTCGACGTCACCCCGGCATCCGGGCAGATCACCCCCGGCAACCCCGTTCAGGTCCAGGTTGCGGTGGACGAGCTCTACGCCAATCTCCTGGCCCTGGGACCGCACCAGGCGACCCTGACCTTCGCCAAAACAAACGGCGTCCGCCAGGAGCTCACCCGGCAGGCGAACCTGACCCTGTCCGATAACCCGGTCTGCACCGCGGGGCCGACCAACTTCGGGCCCCTCGACCCGACCACCGGCGCCTATCTCGATCTGGTGGACAGCGACACCTCGGCCTGTTTCTTCAGTGCCGGCTATGTCGGCTCCCTGGAGTTCACTATTCAGCCGGGGACCACCCAGAATTCCGTCTTCGTCATTGACGCCTTGGGCACCGGCTGGTACATGACCAGCGTCACGCCCAACCAGAGCTTCACCCCCAATTGGTTCAACGACCGCAGCCTGGCCTATCTCCCCTTCGACACCGACGTCGCCATCGACCTGACCCGCAAGGATGGGGCCGGCAACGTGCTCGGCTACTACTCGGGGATCTTCCGGGTCAACAGCAGCCCCCTGAGCATGGAGGTCCGGGATTTCCAGAAGCTGCCCTGA
- a CDS encoding IS110 family transposase — protein MKFYTKQHQFYCGVDLHADAMYVCILDATGEVVVHQNIPTKPKNFLRLIKPYRSGIVVGCECMFTWYWLADLCTEQEIDFVLGHALYMKAIHGGKAKNDRIDSHKIAVLLRGGSFPLAYTYPKPMRATRDLLRRRNHLARKRGELFAHIQNTATQYNLPEPLGRIAKPSERGDLLKKFPDSVVRRMVEVDLLTIEHYEQLLDRLERELERIATGHDPINLALLKSIPGVGKILGMVMLYEIEDIARFPREQDFASYCRLVKPGKESNGKHYGHSGKKIGNAHLRWAFGEAVVLMLKGNKPAQTMLQRLASKHGKGKALAILAHRLGRAVYYMLKNQVPFDQDRFLRKAA, from the coding sequence ATGAAATTCTACACGAAACAGCACCAATTCTATTGCGGCGTCGATCTGCATGCAGACGCCATGTACGTCTGCATCCTTGATGCGACCGGCGAGGTGGTGGTTCATCAGAACATCCCGACCAAACCGAAAAACTTCCTGCGACTGATCAAACCCTACCGCTCCGGCATCGTGGTCGGCTGCGAGTGCATGTTTACCTGGTACTGGCTGGCCGATCTGTGCACCGAGCAGGAGATTGACTTCGTCCTCGGTCATGCCCTCTACATGAAGGCAATTCACGGCGGCAAGGCCAAGAACGATCGCATCGATTCCCACAAGATCGCCGTACTGCTGCGCGGCGGTTCTTTTCCGCTGGCCTATACCTACCCCAAGCCGATGCGGGCGACGAGGGACTTGCTGCGCCGCCGCAATCATCTCGCCCGCAAACGGGGCGAACTCTTCGCCCACATCCAGAACACCGCCACCCAGTACAACCTCCCCGAGCCGCTGGGACGTATCGCCAAACCGAGCGAGCGCGGTGATCTGCTCAAAAAGTTTCCCGATTCGGTGGTACGTCGCATGGTCGAGGTCGACCTGCTCACCATCGAACATTACGAACAGCTGCTGGATCGACTGGAGCGGGAACTGGAGCGCATCGCCACCGGTCATGATCCGATCAACCTGGCGCTGCTCAAATCGATTCCCGGGGTCGGCAAGATCCTCGGCATGGTGATGCTCTACGAGATCGAGGACATCGCCCGCTTCCCCCGCGAGCAGGACTTTGCCTCCTATTGCCGGCTGGTCAAGCCGGGCAAGGAATCGAACGGCAAGCATTATGGCCATTCGGGCAAGAAGATCGGCAACGCCCATCTGCGCTGGGCTTTTGGCGAGGCCGTGGTGCTGATGCTCAAAGGGAACAAGCCGGCTCAAACCATGCTGCAACGCCTGGCCAGCAAGCACGGCAAGGGGAAAGCCCTGGCCATCCTGGCCCATCGTCTCGGTCGTGCCGTCTATTACATGCTCAAAAATCAGGTGCCCTTCGACCAGGACAGGTTCCTGCGCAAGGCCGCCTGA
- a CDS encoding BTAD domain-containing putative transcriptional regulator → MISRTKLLPPSSPVHLVLRGRLFDRLRLGVRQRLTCLFAGGGWGKSVLLSSFLQEHDFPFVWYSLDPTDRDPMRFLAHISEGFRRRTGQVGQRALEEIAAVGEGGDWHFVFATLLNEILDGITEKHLLILDDYQALDGDERVAEVVAALLRLSLPTVHVILSSRERPDLPLNRHRAHGEISELGPDDLRFTGVEIRDLFRTSYGLELDAQQLDALQTYTEGWAIGLRLTGEALLGKPPETAAALLGDRGFEKLIFQYFDEEGFRKMPEPLRDFLKTTSIPHRFTPALAGQLTDRDDPDRIIEDLLGKELFLIRLDEEGHWYRYHHLFRDFLLGRLQAEDAPRLVADLHRRAAGYFRAEDDLDEVIYHVLQVCDYAAAASIIEQRIDFTFSSNFAQRLKYWLTRIPEKEIAAYGGLLFGKGWAHYVGGQWRVAREYLVAALEKAAGEGDKGLLGKAVYFLLVMHISWEEFGEVKRLVEKTLPILPLDSPEMAQSAIMYAIALMFRNRPAAAGMIWNGLIHHPRARQNPIAFYTALAGMGYMYHLPQGRFTEAARQIEDALALTGPCDPSGVRGMFLHFLAGVWQEMGRFEAIPAIAGEAAEEMRKRGLIFTLPSVLALTAVSALSCGDVPRARQTLGEADDILAHTDVRHVWRQHDNLVAKTLFAVHDGDKSAFFAHADLAVATAAKNDDPFACYQVACHLAPHYAAFGAAREARGLLEDAAARMSAFGNPYGEARSRLLLAAVAYDQGDLPPAREQLSAALRLGEDNAYDFLFLSKERAIAARMLPLALAWGLHLPYVSRLLGQLPQCGDQVLSLLGSAGREALPMVAEVLADMGSRGAERALVDLFKDPSPEVRRTARKVVARIRALPPVPLRVRMLGEFKISVGDREVPGSAWKRRMARSVFKYLLLHKEREIGSDRLLGTFFPDVEASDAAKRLHQVTSVLRTVLEPGISTKRESSYLKAVDGSYRLILPEGSWIDAFAFEALCGEGRQLQDAGDHGRAISCYESALGLFRGDLLEEDLFEEWIDPFRVRLTALFLKTLRKFSRLLFDRMDYERCLEVLALAAEREPWDEVGALLTMKCYLALGDRAKAVQTYQRCQSALKEELDLAPGKALTAFYRTLTA, encoded by the coding sequence ATGATATCGAGGACCAAACTCCTTCCGCCGTCATCTCCCGTCCATCTCGTCTTAAGGGGCCGCCTCTTCGACCGGCTCCGGCTGGGGGTGCGCCAAAGGCTGACGTGCCTGTTCGCCGGCGGCGGGTGGGGCAAGTCGGTGCTGCTCTCCTCCTTCCTGCAGGAACACGATTTTCCCTTCGTCTGGTACAGCCTCGATCCCACCGACAGGGACCCGATGCGCTTCCTCGCTCATATATCCGAGGGGTTCAGAAGGCGGACCGGCCAAGTCGGGCAAAGGGCCCTGGAGGAAATTGCCGCCGTCGGCGAAGGCGGGGACTGGCATTTCGTCTTCGCCACCCTGCTCAACGAAATCCTCGACGGGATTACCGAAAAACACCTGCTGATTCTGGATGATTACCAGGCTCTCGACGGGGACGAGAGGGTGGCCGAAGTGGTTGCGGCCCTGCTGCGCCTCTCCCTGCCGACCGTTCACGTCATCCTTTCGTCCCGGGAAAGACCCGATTTGCCTCTGAACCGGCATCGTGCCCATGGGGAGATCTCCGAGTTGGGGCCGGACGACCTGCGGTTCACCGGTGTGGAGATTCGGGACCTGTTTCGCACCAGCTACGGGCTCGAACTCGATGCGCAGCAGCTCGATGCCCTGCAAACCTACACGGAAGGGTGGGCCATCGGCTTGCGCTTGACGGGGGAGGCGCTGCTGGGCAAGCCGCCCGAAACGGCCGCCGCCCTTCTTGGCGACAGAGGTTTTGAGAAGCTGATCTTCCAGTATTTTGACGAGGAAGGTTTTCGGAAGATGCCGGAACCCCTGCGCGACTTCCTGAAAACGACCTCCATTCCTCATCGGTTTACCCCCGCCTTGGCCGGACAGCTGACCGACAGGGACGACCCGGACCGGATTATCGAGGACCTCCTAGGGAAGGAGCTGTTCCTGATCCGCCTGGACGAGGAAGGGCACTGGTACCGATACCACCACCTTTTCCGGGATTTTCTGCTGGGCCGACTTCAGGCCGAGGACGCGCCACGTCTGGTGGCCGATCTGCACCGGCGGGCCGCCGGCTATTTTCGGGCCGAAGACGACCTCGACGAGGTGATCTATCACGTCTTGCAAGTCTGCGATTATGCGGCGGCTGCCTCCATCATCGAGCAGCGGATCGATTTTACCTTCTCCTCCAACTTTGCCCAACGTCTCAAATACTGGCTGACCCGAATCCCCGAAAAGGAGATTGCCGCCTACGGGGGCTTGCTGTTCGGCAAAGGATGGGCGCATTACGTCGGCGGCCAGTGGCGGGTGGCCAGGGAATATCTGGTCGCGGCCTTGGAGAAGGCGGCCGGAGAGGGCGACAAGGGCCTGCTCGGCAAGGCCGTCTATTTCCTGTTGGTGATGCACATCAGTTGGGAGGAGTTCGGAGAGGTGAAGCGCCTGGTGGAGAAGACCCTGCCGATTTTGCCTCTCGATTCCCCGGAGATGGCGCAGAGCGCCATCATGTACGCCATCGCCCTCATGTTCCGCAACCGGCCTGCGGCGGCCGGGATGATCTGGAATGGCCTCATTCACCACCCCAGGGCCCGGCAGAATCCGATTGCCTTCTATACCGCCCTGGCCGGCATGGGCTACATGTACCATCTGCCCCAGGGGCGATTTACCGAAGCGGCGCGGCAGATCGAGGACGCCCTGGCCCTGACCGGACCTTGCGACCCCTCCGGAGTGCGTGGCATGTTTCTCCATTTCCTCGCCGGGGTGTGGCAGGAGATGGGGCGTTTCGAAGCGATCCCCGCCATTGCCGGCGAGGCGGCCGAGGAGATGAGGAAGAGGGGACTGATCTTCACCCTGCCTTCGGTCCTCGCCCTGACGGCGGTCAGTGCCCTCAGTTGCGGCGATGTGCCCAGGGCGCGCCAGACTCTGGGGGAGGCCGACGACATCTTGGCCCACACCGACGTCCGTCACGTCTGGCGACAGCACGACAACCTGGTGGCAAAAACCTTGTTCGCCGTCCACGACGGCGACAAGAGTGCCTTTTTCGCCCATGCCGACCTGGCGGTGGCCACGGCGGCGAAAAACGACGATCCTTTTGCCTGTTACCAGGTGGCCTGCCATCTGGCACCGCATTACGCTGCCTTTGGGGCCGCGAGGGAGGCGCGCGGCCTGCTGGAGGATGCCGCCGCCAGGATGTCGGCGTTCGGCAATCCCTATGGCGAGGCGCGCAGCCGGCTGCTATTGGCCGCGGTTGCCTATGACCAGGGCGACCTGCCCCCGGCCCGGGAACAGTTGTCCGCCGCTCTCCGACTCGGCGAGGATAACGCCTACGATTTTCTGTTTCTGAGCAAGGAACGGGCAATTGCGGCCAGGATGCTCCCCTTGGCTCTCGCCTGGGGTCTGCATCTTCCCTACGTCTCCCGTTTATTGGGCCAATTGCCCCAATGCGGCGACCAGGTGCTGTCCTTGCTGGGAAGCGCCGGGCGGGAGGCGCTGCCGATGGTGGCCGAGGTTTTGGCCGATATGGGCAGCCGGGGGGCGGAACGGGCGCTGGTGGATCTGTTCAAAGACCCTTCGCCGGAAGTAAGAAGGACGGCCCGAAAGGTCGTCGCGCGGATCCGGGCCCTCCCACCCGTCCCCTTAAGAGTGCGGATGCTCGGAGAGTTCAAGATATCGGTCGGCGACCGGGAGGTTCCGGGTTCCGCCTGGAAAAGGCGGATGGCCCGCTCGGTTTTCAAATACCTGCTCCTGCACAAGGAGCGGGAAATCGGCAGCGATAGGCTGCTTGGGACCTTTTTCCCGGACGTCGAGGCCTCCGATGCCGCCAAGCGCCTGCACCAGGTCACCAGTGTCCTGCGCACCGTCCTGGAGCCAGGGATTTCCACGAAACGGGAATCCTCCTACCTCAAGGCCGTTGACGGCTCCTATCGTCTGATCCTTCCGGAGGGCTCCTGGATTGATGCCTTCGCCTTCGAGGCGCTATGTGGCGAAGGGAGGCAATTGCAGGACGCCGGCGACCACGGTCGGGCCATCTCCTGCTACGAATCGGCCCTCGGGCTCTTTCGGGGCGATCTTCTGGAGGAGGATCTCTTCGAGGAGTGGATCGACCCGTTCAGGGTGCGACTCACCGCGCTTTTTCTCAAGACTCTGAGAAAATTCTCCCGACTTCTGTTCGACCGGATGGACTACGAGCGCTGCCTGGAGGTCCTGGCTCTTGCCGCTGAACGGGAGCCCTGGGACGAAGTCGGCGCCTTGCTCACCATGAAATGCTATCTGGCCCTGGGCGATCGTGCCAAGGCTGTTCAAACCTACCAAAGGTGCCAATCCGCACTCAAGGAGGAACTGGATCTCGCCCCAGGGAAGGCCTTGACCGCCTTTTACCGGACCCTGACGGCTTGA
- the mnmH gene encoding tRNA 2-selenouridine(34) synthase MnmH, which yields MAVLTIELDAALALRDRGALFIDVRSPSEFAEATIPGAVNLPIFDDAERAAVGTIYKQEGKAAARRLGVKLVAPKIPAFVEEVETLLAGGRPPGIVFCWRGGMRSYAMTSFLDLAGLPVRQLSGGHKVFRARVRDFLAAGDWGRLLVLRGLTGVGKTRLLHLLREKGYPVLDLEGLANHRGSAFGGLGLGPQPNQKSFEAALWDELRRIPPGAWALAEGESPHIGRLVLPKPVYTALQLETTLWINASLAFRSAVILDDYPARDELKAAFVRPLKALRERLGAGKVEELLEMLERGEWEALVAELMVRYYDPLYRHTRPANRIEIDIEPLAEGIARVEAAIKKVLNA from the coding sequence ATGGCAGTCTTGACCATCGAACTTGATGCGGCCCTCGCCCTGCGCGACCGCGGTGCCCTCTTTATCGACGTGCGCTCCCCTTCCGAGTTCGCCGAGGCGACCATCCCCGGCGCGGTCAACCTGCCGATCTTCGACGACGCCGAGCGCGCCGCCGTCGGTACCATCTACAAGCAGGAGGGGAAGGCGGCGGCCCGGCGCCTCGGGGTGAAGCTGGTGGCGCCGAAGATCCCGGCTTTCGTCGAAGAGGTCGAGACGCTGCTGGCGGGGGGACGGCCGCCGGGGATCGTCTTCTGCTGGCGCGGCGGCATGCGCAGCTACGCCATGACCAGCTTCCTTGACCTGGCCGGCCTGCCGGTGCGCCAGCTCAGCGGCGGCCACAAGGTCTTCCGCGCCAGGGTGCGGGACTTCCTCGCTGCCGGGGACTGGGGGCGGCTGCTGGTGCTGCGCGGCCTCACCGGGGTCGGCAAGACCCGGCTGCTGCACCTGCTGCGGGAGAAGGGCTACCCGGTCCTCGACCTGGAAGGGCTGGCCAACCACCGCGGCAGCGCCTTCGGCGGCCTCGGTCTCGGCCCCCAGCCGAACCAGAAGAGTTTCGAGGCGGCCCTCTGGGACGAGCTGCGCCGGATCCCGCCGGGCGCCTGGGCCCTCGCCGAGGGGGAGAGCCCGCACATCGGCCGCCTGGTGCTGCCGAAGCCGGTCTACACCGCCCTGCAGCTTGAAACCACCCTCTGGATCAACGCCTCCCTCGCCTTTCGCAGCGCCGTCATCCTCGACGACTACCCGGCGCGCGACGAACTCAAGGCAGCATTTGTCCGGCCCCTCAAGGCGCTGCGCGAGCGGCTCGGTGCCGGGAAGGTCGAGGAACTGCTCGAGATGCTGGAACGGGGGGAGTGGGAGGCCTTGGTCGCCGAGCTGATGGTGCGTTACTACGATCCCCTCTATCGCCACACCCGCCCCGCGAATCGCATCGAGATCGACATCGAACCGCTGGCGGAAGGGATCGCCCGGGTGGAAGCGGCGATCAAAAAGGTGCTGAATGCGTAA